One Hyphomicrobium sp. CS1GBMeth3 DNA segment encodes these proteins:
- a CDS encoding pirin family protein has translation MITIRKSEERGASNFGWLDSKHTFSFGHYYDPENMGFGKLRVINEDIVEGGAGFGTHPHDNMEIISYVLDGGLAHKDSLGTGSVIRPGDVQRMSAGTGIAHSEFNASPKDPVHFLQIWVLPEKRGLEPSYEQKSFPDEQRRGRLALVGARDGRDGAVTIHQDLDLFVVDLQKGDAVSHSLRPRRKAWVQVTRGSVSVNGATVGAGDGAALTDEAEVRIAANDNAEVLLFDLGT, from the coding sequence ATGATCACCATCCGCAAGAGCGAGGAGCGGGGCGCCAGCAACTTCGGCTGGCTCGACAGCAAGCACACCTTCTCCTTCGGCCACTACTACGACCCGGAGAACATGGGCTTCGGCAAACTGCGCGTCATCAACGAGGACATCGTCGAAGGCGGCGCCGGTTTTGGCACCCATCCGCACGACAACATGGAGATCATCTCCTACGTGCTCGACGGCGGCCTCGCCCACAAGGACAGCCTCGGCACCGGGTCGGTGATCCGTCCCGGAGACGTGCAGCGCATGAGCGCCGGCACCGGCATCGCCCACAGCGAGTTCAACGCTTCGCCGAAGGACCCTGTGCACTTCCTGCAGATCTGGGTTCTGCCCGAGAAACGCGGCCTCGAGCCGAGCTACGAGCAGAAGTCGTTCCCGGACGAGCAGCGCCGCGGACGCCTCGCGCTCGTCGGTGCGCGCGACGGACGCGACGGCGCGGTGACGATCCACCAGGATCTCGATCTCTTCGTCGTCGATTTGCAGAAAGGCGATGCCGTGAGCCACTCGCTGCGCCCGCGCCGCAAGGCCTGGGTCCAGGTAACGCGCGGTAGCGTCTCCGTGAACGGGGCCACGGTCGGAGCCGGCGACGGCGCGGCGCTGACCGACGAAGCGGAGGTTCGCATCGCCGCGAACGATAATGCCGAGGTCCTCCTCTTCGATCTCGGCACCTGA
- a CDS encoding LysR substrate-binding domain-containing protein, with product MALPSLNAIRAFEAAARLSSFKDAAEELNLTPSAVSRHIRSLEQMLGVALFERGFRQVRLTEKAQPYARRLTDAFHIIASATDEISASGSGRKKRPKRVTLSINAAFMNLWLADRLPRFRTACPDCELEVSIHDDRGQGGNPRADLRILFTDDDESDDDVSKSSVVPLVSLIILPVCAPSLTKGPGALRKPSDLARHRLLHENTTGWWEEWIEGEGVNGVDPKIGAIFHDPTLAIREAVNGGGVALADNIMVEDLLARGLLVTPFPIRRKIPSRYVLAVRPGAASLTGVKQFRQWLVAEVERHKRAMKLG from the coding sequence ATGGCGCTGCCGTCGCTGAATGCCATTCGCGCCTTCGAGGCCGCCGCCCGTCTCTCAAGCTTCAAGGATGCGGCTGAGGAGCTGAACCTCACGCCTTCGGCCGTGAGCCGCCATATCCGCTCGCTCGAGCAGATGCTTGGGGTGGCGCTGTTCGAGCGGGGCTTCCGACAGGTGCGCCTCACGGAAAAGGCGCAGCCCTATGCGCGGCGGCTCACGGATGCGTTCCACATCATCGCCAGTGCGACCGACGAGATCAGTGCCAGCGGATCGGGCCGCAAGAAGCGGCCGAAACGCGTCACGCTGTCGATCAACGCGGCGTTCATGAACCTGTGGCTTGCCGACCGCCTGCCGCGGTTTCGCACCGCCTGTCCGGACTGCGAACTCGAGGTTTCGATCCATGACGATCGCGGGCAGGGCGGCAATCCGCGCGCCGATCTGCGCATCCTGTTCACCGACGATGACGAGAGCGATGACGACGTCTCGAAATCGTCGGTCGTTCCGCTGGTCTCGCTCATCATTCTTCCGGTTTGCGCGCCGTCGCTGACCAAAGGCCCGGGTGCGCTGCGCAAGCCGTCGGATCTCGCGCGCCACAGGCTGTTGCACGAGAACACCACGGGATGGTGGGAGGAATGGATCGAGGGTGAAGGCGTAAATGGGGTCGATCCGAAAATCGGGGCCATCTTTCACGATCCGACGCTTGCGATTCGCGAGGCCGTGAACGGCGGAGGCGTGGCGCTTGCCGATAACATCATGGTCGAGGACCTGCTGGCGCGTGGGTTGCTCGTTACGCCGTTTCCGATCCGCCGCAAAATTCCGAGCCGATATGTGCTGGCCGTGCGGCCCGGTGCCGCGTCGCTCACCGGCGTGAAGCAGTTCCGTCAGTGGCTCGTCGCGGAGGTCGAGCGTCACAAACGCGCGATGAAACTTGGCTAG
- a CDS encoding extracellular solute-binding protein, whose product MTLGFRRSLLGLALLVAGATGAYAAPTTAKTVNIFFWFEYVPQRVIDEFERETGIKVVYDTFEATEMLTTKVLSGKTGYDIVMPTASSSGQLITAGALQRLDNARLPNTKSLDADALRFLADQDPGNAYAVPYLHGTTGIMHNPKLIATRMPDAPTNSLDIIFKPEIASRFTDCGIAVADSPEGIMSVALNYLGFDPFSTDPAEIQKAEELLIAARPNIRHFKTGSIINEMAAGDLCLALGWSGDAFIAADRAAEANADVEVHYAIPKEGTEIFFDVMTIPADAPHPEAAYAFIDFLLTPRVMAEITNTLSYPNSNTAATPHVDERIRSNPNIYPPTDITAKLFAAKPRDAASLRTVTRAWTRFTSGGH is encoded by the coding sequence ATGACCCTTGGATTTCGCCGCTCGCTTCTCGGCCTCGCCTTGCTCGTGGCCGGCGCGACCGGCGCCTACGCCGCCCCGACCACGGCCAAGACCGTGAACATCTTCTTCTGGTTCGAGTACGTCCCCCAGAGGGTCATCGACGAGTTCGAGCGCGAGACCGGCATCAAGGTCGTCTACGATACCTTCGAAGCCACCGAGATGCTCACCACCAAGGTGCTCTCGGGAAAAACCGGGTACGACATCGTGATGCCGACGGCCTCCTCGAGCGGCCAGTTGATCACCGCGGGGGCATTGCAGAGGCTCGATAACGCCAGGCTGCCGAACACCAAGTCCCTCGACGCGGATGCGCTTCGCTTCCTGGCCGATCAGGATCCCGGCAACGCCTACGCCGTTCCCTACCTCCACGGCACGACCGGCATCATGCACAATCCGAAGCTGATCGCCACGCGCATGCCCGACGCGCCGACCAACAGCCTCGACATCATCTTCAAGCCCGAGATCGCAAGCCGCTTCACGGATTGCGGCATTGCCGTCGCCGACAGCCCAGAAGGCATCATGTCGGTGGCGCTGAACTATCTTGGCTTCGATCCGTTCTCGACGGATCCGGCGGAGATCCAGAAGGCCGAAGAGCTCCTGATCGCGGCCCGTCCCAACATCCGTCACTTTAAGACAGGTTCGATCATCAACGAAATGGCCGCCGGCGATCTTTGCCTCGCGCTCGGATGGAGCGGCGATGCCTTCATTGCCGCCGATCGTGCGGCCGAAGCCAACGCAGACGTCGAAGTGCACTACGCCATCCCGAAGGAAGGCACCGAGATCTTTTTCGACGTCATGACCATCCCGGCCGATGCTCCGCATCCCGAAGCGGCCTACGCCTTCATCGACTTCCTGCTGACACCGCGCGTCATGGCGGAGATCACCAACACGCTTTCCTATCCAAACAGCAACACGGCCGCGACGCCCCACGTCGATGAGCGCATCCGCTCGAACCCGAACATCTATCCGCCGACAGACATCACCGCGAAGCTGTTCGCCGCCAAGCCGCGCGATGCGGCTTCACTCCGAACCGTGACGCGCGCCTGGACCAGATTCACCTCCGGCGGTCATTGA
- a CDS encoding (2Fe-2S)-binding protein — translation MTTFNLNGRDVTISSEDDTPLLWVVRDELGLIGTKFGCGVAQCGACTVYLEGAPVRSCVTPVSSVAGQKVTTVEGLQGPVAEAVRGAWQKLDVVQCGYCQSGQIMAAAALLTETPAPTDEDIDNAMSGNICRCNTYQRIRLAIHDAATTLKG, via the coding sequence ATGACCACATTCAACCTCAATGGGCGCGATGTGACGATCAGCTCCGAGGACGACACACCGCTGCTGTGGGTCGTTCGCGACGAGCTGGGTCTCATCGGCACGAAATTCGGATGCGGCGTGGCGCAGTGCGGCGCGTGCACCGTATACCTTGAAGGAGCGCCCGTCCGCTCCTGCGTTACGCCGGTGTCGAGCGTGGCAGGACAGAAGGTCACGACCGTCGAGGGGCTTCAGGGCCCTGTCGCCGAAGCCGTGCGCGGTGCATGGCAGAAGCTCGACGTCGTGCAGTGCGGCTACTGCCAGTCTGGCCAGATCATGGCGGCGGCCGCGTTGCTGACCGAGACGCCAGCGCCTACCGACGAGGACATCGACAATGCCATGAGCGGCAACATCTGCCGCTGCAACACCTATCAGCGCATCCGGCTGGCGATTCATGACGCCGCCACGACGCTCAAGGGCTAA
- the wrbA gene encoding NAD(P)H:quinone oxidoreductase, whose product MTKVLVLYYSSYGHIERMAHAVADGVREGGAHAEVKRVPELVPQEVAEKSGFKLNQPAPIATVDELADYDAIIIGTPTRFGNMTSQMKNFLDQTGGLWVNGKLIGKVGSVFTSTASQHGGQETTITATHTVLLHHGMVIVGLPYSYQGLTKMDEVTGGTPYGASTLAGADGSRQPSENELAGARFQGKHVAEIAAKLAR is encoded by the coding sequence ATGACCAAAGTTCTCGTTCTCTATTACTCCAGCTATGGCCATATCGAGCGCATGGCCCATGCCGTCGCCGATGGCGTGCGCGAAGGCGGCGCCCATGCCGAGGTCAAGCGCGTGCCTGAGTTGGTGCCGCAGGAGGTCGCGGAGAAGAGCGGCTTCAAGCTGAACCAGCCCGCACCCATCGCCACCGTCGACGAGTTGGCTGACTACGACGCAATCATCATCGGCACGCCGACCCGCTTCGGCAACATGACCTCCCAGATGAAGAACTTCCTCGATCAGACCGGCGGACTGTGGGTCAACGGCAAGCTGATCGGCAAGGTCGGATCCGTCTTCACCTCCACCGCCTCTCAGCACGGCGGACAGGAGACCACGATCACGGCGACCCACACCGTGCTCCTCCACCACGGAATGGTTATTGTCGGTCTGCCCTATTCCTACCAGGGCCTGACCAAGATGGATGAGGTCACCGGCGGCACGCCTTACGGCGCCTCAACGCTCGCGGGCGCCGATGGATCACGCCAGCCGAGCGAAAACGAGCTGGCCGGCGCCCGCTTCCAGGGCAAGCACGTCGCCGAGATCGCCGCCAAGCTGGCACGCTAG
- the speB gene encoding agmatinase: MNEMLKHPPRPCETDSAVFGTSLLNGSLEPTFCGVPSFMRRRLTRNLAGVDVAIWGIPFDAAVSNRPGARFGPQGVRRASMILGGEPQYPFQADPFAHMAVVDYGDCALDYGRPADAPVQIAAQAREIIGHGPKLLSIGGDHFVTWPLLKAHAEKYGPLALVQFDAHQDTWPDDGGRIDHGSFVGRAVREGIIRPDRSIQVGIRTHAPETCGIDIVSGNDVAMHGVHGVIERIQKRVGDAKCYLTFDIDCLDPAFAPGTGTPVAGGLSSREALIILRNLGGLDIVGGDVVEVAPAYDHADITSIAGAAVLQHYLGLLAERMIRPAA, translated from the coding sequence ATGAACGAGATGCTGAAGCATCCCCCGCGGCCCTGCGAAACCGACTCGGCCGTCTTCGGAACGAGCCTCTTGAACGGCTCGCTCGAGCCCACGTTCTGCGGCGTCCCCTCCTTCATGCGCCGCCGCCTGACCCGCAATCTCGCAGGCGTCGACGTCGCCATTTGGGGGATCCCCTTCGACGCCGCCGTCTCGAACCGGCCCGGCGCCCGCTTCGGACCGCAAGGCGTGCGGCGCGCCTCCATGATCCTCGGCGGCGAGCCGCAGTATCCGTTCCAGGCCGACCCGTTCGCCCACATGGCTGTCGTCGACTACGGCGACTGCGCGCTCGATTACGGCCGCCCCGCCGACGCTCCGGTGCAGATCGCGGCGCAAGCGCGTGAGATCATCGGCCACGGACCCAAGCTGCTCTCGATCGGCGGCGATCACTTCGTGACCTGGCCGCTCTTGAAGGCACACGCCGAGAAATACGGGCCGCTGGCGCTCGTCCAGTTCGACGCGCACCAGGACACTTGGCCCGACGACGGCGGCCGCATCGATCATGGCTCATTCGTCGGCCGGGCCGTGCGTGAAGGGATCATTCGGCCGGATCGCTCGATCCAGGTCGGCATCCGCACGCACGCACCGGAAACATGCGGCATCGACATCGTGAGCGGCAACGACGTGGCGATGCATGGCGTGCACGGCGTGATAGAGCGCATACAGAAACGCGTCGGCGATGCGAAGTGTTACCTGACGTTCGACATCGACTGCCTGGATCCCGCCTTCGCGCCCGGCACGGGCACACCGGTCGCGGGCGGCCTCTCGTCACGCGAGGCGCTGATCATCCTCCGCAATCTCGGGGGCCTCGACATCGTGGGCGGCGATGTCGTGGAGGTCGCGCCCGCCTACGACCACGCCGACATCACCTCGATCGCAGGGGCTGCGGTGCTGCAGCACTATCTCGGCCTTCTCGCCGAGCGGATGATCCGCCCGGCAGCGTGA
- a CDS encoding alkene reductase, giving the protein MPSKLFTPLTIGTLTLPNRIVMAPLTRNRANPDGDVPNDLIAKYYAQRASAGLIISEGTQISPEGKGYIQTPGIYSPEQVEGWKKVTAAVHAKGGRIFAQLWHVGRVSHTSLQPNGQAPLAPSAITAKTKVFTPTGFADASPPRALETSEIPRIIAEYRKAAENAKTAGFDGVELHGANGYLIDQFLRDGSNKRTDAYGGSVENRTRLLAEVLAALTSVFPATRVGVRLSPFSKFSDMSDSDPMTTFSAAIARANDAGLGYVHVIEGDTGASRDLPAGADLRTLRKLVKVAYLANNIYDRENAIEAVETGAADLIAFGRLFIANPDLVERLARNAPLNEPQPATFYGGGAEGYTDYPALEEAA; this is encoded by the coding sequence ATGCCCAGCAAACTGTTCACGCCGCTCACCATCGGCACGCTGACGTTACCCAACCGCATCGTCATGGCCCCGCTGACCCGCAACCGCGCAAATCCCGACGGCGATGTTCCGAACGACCTGATCGCGAAATACTACGCCCAGCGCGCTTCAGCCGGCCTGATCATCAGCGAGGGCACGCAGATCTCGCCGGAAGGCAAGGGCTACATCCAGACGCCGGGCATCTACAGCCCCGAGCAAGTGGAGGGCTGGAAGAAGGTGACCGCTGCGGTCCACGCCAAGGGCGGACGCATCTTCGCGCAGCTTTGGCACGTCGGGCGTGTCTCGCACACCTCCCTGCAACCGAACGGGCAGGCACCTCTCGCCCCGTCCGCCATTACAGCCAAGACGAAGGTTTTCACGCCGACCGGATTTGCAGACGCCTCTCCGCCTCGCGCACTCGAAACGTCGGAGATCCCGCGTATCATTGCCGAGTATCGCAAGGCCGCCGAGAACGCCAAGACTGCCGGCTTCGACGGCGTCGAGCTACATGGCGCCAACGGCTACCTGATTGACCAGTTCCTGCGCGACGGATCGAACAAGCGCACCGATGCGTATGGCGGCAGCGTCGAGAACCGCACGCGCCTCTTGGCGGAGGTGCTCGCGGCATTGACCTCCGTCTTCCCCGCCACCCGCGTCGGCGTCCGCCTGAGCCCCTTCTCGAAGTTCAGCGACATGTCGGACAGTGACCCGATGACGACCTTCTCCGCCGCCATCGCGCGCGCCAACGACGCCGGCCTCGGCTATGTGCATGTGATCGAGGGCGACACAGGAGCCTCGCGAGATCTGCCGGCAGGTGCGGATCTCCGCACACTGCGCAAGCTCGTCAAGGTCGCCTATCTCGCCAACAACATCTACGACCGCGAGAACGCCATCGAGGCCGTCGAGACGGGCGCCGCCGATCTGATCGCGTTCGGACGCCTTTTCATCGCCAACCCGGATCTCGTCGAGCGGCTGGCGCGGAACGCACCCCTCAACGAGCCGCAGCCCGCGACGTTCTACGGCGGCGGCGCCGAGGGCTACACGGACTACCCGGCGCTGGAGGAGGCGGCCTAG
- the recQ gene encoding DNA helicase RecQ has product MLPAALRKSADLLSLAPAPSLAEAQHVLEEVFGYTHFRPHQADIIETLISGGDVLALMPTGGGKSLCYQIPALVRRGTGLVVSPLIALMQDQVDALKEAGVRAAFLNSSQDRREQETIERRLATGDLDLLYVAPERLVQERTLRLIERAEIALFAIDEAHCVSQWGHDFRPEYRQLKVLAERFPKIPRIALTATADDRTREEIATELHLGNAHRFVASFDRPNIRYTIAEMGSMSARERLWNFISTEHPTDAGVVYCLSRKSVEETAAWLVRKGRTALAYHAGLDAEVRREAQQRFLKEDGVVMVATIAFGMGIDKPDVRFVAHLNLPRSMEAYYQETGRAGRDGEPANAWLAYGLQDIVQQTQWIAQSEGSEIFKRAQRQKLDALVGLCEAVTCRRQLLLAYFGEQRAEPCGNCDNCLEPPKTVDGTVLAQKALSTVYRTGERFGVGYLTDVLHGKDNERACRNGHDRLSVWGIGADTDTTVWRGLFRQLTAQGLLAADDEGLGTLHLTEKARPLLRSEERFMLRLAPPREKKNKSKGASGAASKIETADRPLYDALRALRLSLATEAGLPPYVICHDKTLAELATQRPADEASLHGITGLGASKIKRYGQAFLKTIARFAPNPALNNRLSPTVNQTLALHLAGVAPQDIATERNLDISTVYTHFAEAIEAGVITADKVLDLEPADVDEIHAVFEELGTLETGKLGPAHAALDGRFEYGLLKCVLAELA; this is encoded by the coding sequence ATGCTGCCTGCCGCCTTGCGGAAATCCGCCGATCTGTTGTCCCTTGCGCCCGCGCCGAGCCTCGCCGAGGCCCAGCACGTGCTCGAGGAGGTGTTCGGCTACACGCACTTCCGCCCGCACCAGGCCGACATCATCGAGACGCTGATCTCGGGCGGCGACGTTCTCGCTCTCATGCCGACGGGCGGCGGCAAGTCGCTGTGCTACCAGATCCCGGCCCTCGTCCGCCGCGGCACCGGCCTCGTCGTCTCGCCCTTGATCGCGCTGATGCAGGATCAGGTGGACGCGCTGAAAGAAGCAGGCGTACGCGCCGCCTTCCTGAACTCCTCGCAGGATCGTCGTGAGCAGGAGACGATCGAGCGCCGCCTCGCAACCGGCGATCTTGACCTTCTCTACGTCGCACCCGAGCGCCTCGTACAGGAGCGCACGTTGCGCCTCATCGAGCGCGCGGAGATCGCGCTTTTTGCCATCGACGAAGCGCACTGCGTCTCGCAGTGGGGCCATGACTTCCGCCCCGAATACCGCCAGCTCAAGGTGCTGGCCGAGCGCTTTCCGAAGATCCCGCGCATCGCGCTGACCGCCACCGCCGACGACCGCACGCGCGAGGAGATCGCGACCGAGCTGCACCTCGGCAATGCACACCGCTTCGTCGCCAGCTTCGACCGCCCGAACATCCGCTACACGATCGCCGAGATGGGCTCCATGAGCGCCCGCGAGCGGCTATGGAACTTCATCTCCACCGAGCACCCGACCGACGCCGGCGTCGTCTACTGCCTGTCGCGCAAGTCGGTCGAGGAGACTGCGGCGTGGCTCGTCCGCAAGGGTCGTACGGCGCTTGCCTACCACGCCGGTCTCGACGCCGAGGTGCGCCGCGAAGCCCAGCAGCGCTTCCTCAAGGAGGACGGCGTCGTCATGGTCGCGACCATCGCCTTCGGCATGGGCATCGATAAGCCGGACGTGCGCTTCGTCGCCCACCTCAATCTGCCCCGCTCCATGGAAGCCTACTATCAGGAGACCGGACGTGCCGGCCGCGACGGCGAGCCCGCCAACGCCTGGCTCGCCTACGGCCTGCAGGACATCGTGCAGCAGACGCAGTGGATCGCACAAAGCGAGGGCTCGGAGATTTTCAAGCGCGCGCAGCGCCAGAAGCTCGACGCGCTCGTCGGCCTCTGCGAGGCGGTCACCTGCCGCCGCCAACTGCTGCTCGCTTACTTCGGCGAGCAGCGCGCCGAGCCGTGCGGCAACTGCGACAATTGCCTCGAGCCGCCGAAAACCGTCGACGGCACCGTGCTCGCCCAGAAGGCGTTGTCGACAGTCTATCGGACCGGCGAGCGCTTCGGCGTCGGCTACCTGACCGACGTGCTGCACGGCAAGGACAACGAGCGCGCCTGCCGCAACGGACACGACCGGCTGTCCGTCTGGGGCATCGGCGCCGACACCGACACGACCGTCTGGCGCGGGCTGTTCCGCCAGCTCACGGCGCAAGGGCTTCTTGCGGCCGACGACGAAGGGCTCGGCACCTTACATCTGACGGAGAAGGCGCGTCCGCTCCTGCGCAGCGAGGAGCGCTTCATGCTGCGCTTGGCGCCGCCGCGGGAGAAAAAAAACAAATCGAAGGGCGCATCGGGCGCCGCGAGCAAGATCGAGACCGCAGACCGACCGCTTTACGATGCGCTTCGCGCGCTGCGCCTGAGCCTCGCCACCGAAGCCGGCCTGCCGCCCTACGTCATCTGCCACGACAAGACGCTCGCCGAGCTCGCGACCCAGCGCCCGGCCGACGAAGCGAGCCTGCACGGCATCACCGGGCTCGGCGCGAGCAAGATCAAGCGCTATGGGCAGGCGTTCCTGAAGACGATCGCCCGCTTCGCGCCCAACCCCGCGTTGAACAACCGCCTTTCGCCGACCGTTAATCAGACGCTGGCCCTGCATCTCGCGGGTGTCGCGCCGCAGGATATCGCGACCGAGCGCAACCTCGACATCTCGACCGTCTACACGCATTTCGCCGAGGCCATCGAAGCTGGCGTCATCACCGCGGACAAAGTCCTCGATCTCGAACCCGCGGACGTCGACGAGATCCACGCCGTCTTCGAGGAGCTCGGCACCCTGGAAACGGGCAAGCTCGGCCCCGCGCACGCGGCCCTCGACGGCCGCTTCGAGTACGGCCTCCTGAAGTGCGTGCTCGCCGAGCTGGCCTGA
- a CDS encoding peptide chain release factor 3: MSNDTPAATAAFAAPPASTPADRKLATAPQAIIAQEIARRRTFAIISHPDAGKTTLTEKLLLFGGAIQLAGQVKAKKDGRATRSDWMAIEKARGISVATSVMTFEYGGAVFNLLDTPGHEDFSDDTYRTLTAVDSAIMVIDAARGIEARTRKLFEICRLRDIPIVTFVNKLDREAREPLDLLDEIEKTLALDTAPMVWPIGQGRDFRGTYDLYQPRVRRLDENFDGEPVSGPDDPLFAKLMEPDAHARWREEIDLVAEACGRFDLEQFRHGTLTPVYFGSALKNFGVRDVLDALKTFAPPPLSQHAATREIEATEPAMTGIVFKIQANMDPNHRDRIAFMRVCSGKLTRGMKVKHVRSGKSMALNAPQFFFAQDRSIAEEAFAGDVVGIPNRGTLRIGDALTEGEDITFLGIPSFAPEILRRIRLEDAIKARKLKDAIREMAEEGVVQVFDPLDGTQPIVGVIGALQLDVLADRLLHEYGLKTEFDPAPCDVVRWIRSKDPAALKSFIAANRSSIATDLDGDHVYLPASVFTLNYNAGRNPEIEFLEIKTSERPTG, translated from the coding sequence ATGAGCAACGACACCCCGGCGGCGACGGCGGCTTTTGCCGCCCCGCCCGCATCCACACCGGCCGACCGCAAGCTCGCCACAGCGCCACAGGCGATCATCGCCCAGGAGATCGCGCGCCGGCGCACGTTCGCGATCATCTCGCACCCTGACGCGGGCAAGACCACGCTGACCGAAAAGCTGCTGCTGTTCGGCGGCGCCATTCAGCTCGCCGGACAGGTCAAGGCCAAGAAGGACGGCCGCGCGACGCGCTCCGACTGGATGGCCATCGAAAAGGCGCGCGGCATCTCGGTCGCGACCTCGGTGATGACGTTCGAATACGGCGGCGCCGTCTTCAACCTGCTCGACACGCCGGGCCACGAGGACTTCTCGGACGACACCTATCGCACGCTGACAGCGGTCGACAGCGCGATCATGGTCATCGATGCCGCGCGCGGCATCGAAGCGCGCACGCGCAAGCTGTTCGAGATCTGCCGCCTGCGCGACATCCCGATCGTCACCTTCGTCAACAAGCTCGACCGCGAAGCCCGCGAGCCGCTCGACCTCCTCGACGAGATCGAAAAGACGCTGGCGCTCGACACCGCGCCCATGGTCTGGCCCATCGGCCAGGGCCGCGACTTCCGCGGCACCTACGACCTTTACCAGCCGCGCGTTCGCCGCCTCGACGAGAACTTCGACGGTGAGCCCGTCAGCGGCCCGGACGATCCGCTCTTCGCCAAGCTGATGGAGCCGGATGCGCACGCCCGCTGGCGCGAGGAGATCGACCTCGTCGCCGAAGCCTGTGGCCGCTTCGATCTCGAGCAATTCCGCCACGGCACCCTGACGCCGGTCTACTTCGGCTCGGCGCTGAAGAACTTCGGCGTCCGCGACGTGCTCGATGCGCTGAAGACGTTCGCCCCGCCGCCGCTGTCTCAGCATGCCGCAACGCGCGAGATCGAGGCCACCGAGCCCGCCATGACCGGCATCGTGTTCAAGATCCAGGCGAACATGGATCCGAACCACCGCGACCGCATCGCCTTCATGCGCGTCTGCTCGGGCAAGCTCACGCGCGGCATGAAGGTGAAGCACGTGCGCTCCGGCAAGAGCATGGCGCTCAACGCACCGCAGTTCTTCTTTGCGCAGGACCGCTCGATCGCCGAGGAAGCTTTTGCCGGCGACGTCGTCGGCATCCCGAACCGCGGCACGCTCCGGATCGGCGACGCGTTGACCGAGGGCGAGGACATCACGTTCCTCGGCATCCCGAGCTTCGCGCCCGAGATCCTGAGGCGCATCCGGCTCGAGGATGCGATCAAGGCGCGCAAGCTGAAGGACGCCATCCGCGAGATGGCCGAGGAGGGCGTGGTGCAGGTGTTCGATCCGCTCGACGGCACCCAGCCCATCGTCGGCGTCATCGGCGCACTACAGCTCGACGTGCTGGCTGACCGGCTGCTGCACGAGTACGGCCTCAAGACCGAGTTCGACCCCGCGCCGTGCGATGTCGTGCGCTGGATCCGCTCCAAGGATCCGGCAGCGCTGAAGAGCTTCATCGCAGCCAACCGCTCATCCATCGCCACCGACCTCGATGGCGACCATGTCTACCTTCCGGCCTCGGTCTTCACGCTGAACTACAATGCCGGGCGCAACCCCGAAATCGAGTTCCTCGAGATCAAAACCTCGGAACGGCCGACAGGCTGA